In one Fusarium falciforme chromosome 5, complete sequence genomic region, the following are encoded:
- a CDS encoding DOC domain-containing protein: protein MPALRSRSTNVRHTPLKNKKPLKRAPLQELPIKCNSRLNRQGGCTNIPLYSTGQENLSTIAQEAEFLASLNALDAPIYVDEEAAAVEEVVENLTGYSEAVRRAIIPGTGLIDLDLIDTDGVELDESLLDLIDSAIEEQLQQAMDEVEMEINDMLAAQPADHPRLSMPLLDSDDSGSEPDLSVLGMARPGTTAAPQIPSPYNNRGAEQVDDEEEEIDDDEAMSPEQYEAETTSIEEEDEPAEDEDVEEVAHLIDPATAGLKEISNLARFTVSSHKPGNGVEELKSDDLKMYWQSDGPQPHKLTMYFTRRVDIRDIRFYVDYNEDESYTPTKVVFKAGTGENNLIEFATMALDNPVGWQQVPVAGAGGDPDGNTLVAWVLQMQILENHQNGKDTHLRGIKIYSFDNESAFAPGRDGNPVSDAVGLVDGAIRRAEGDVGRVRVSSVQRDPAQYEPGAGGLSIPDFMRDPEIR from the exons ATGCCTGCTCTCCGCAGCCGTTCCACCAACGTTCGGCACACTcccctcaagaacaagaagcccCTCAAGCGAGCTCCCCTTCAAGAACTTCCTATCAAGTGCAACAGTCGTCTCAACCGCCAAGGCGGGTGCACAAACATCCCTCTCTACTCCACAGGCCAGGAGAACCTTTCAACCATCGCTCAGGAGGCCGAGTTCCTCGCCTCCCTCAACGCGCTGGACGCTCCCATCTACGTTGACGAGGAAGCCGCCGCTGTCGAGGAAGTTGTTGAGAACTTGACTGGCTACTCGGAGGCCGTGCGTCGTGCAATCATTCCGGGCACCGGCTTGATAGACCTCGACTTGATCGACACTGACGGTGTCGAGTTGGACGAGTCTCTTCTCGATCTCATCGACTCGGCCATTGAAGAACAACTCCAACAGGCAATGGATGAAGTTGAAATGGAAATTAACGACATGCTAGCTGCTCAGCCCGCCGACCACCCACGCTTGAGTATGCCTCTCCTCGACTCCGACGACTCGGGCTCTGAGCCCGACCTCAGCGTCCTGGGCATGGCCCGTCCCGGCACCACCGCCGCCCCTCAGATCCCGAGCCCTTACAACAACCGAGGCGCCGAGCAagtcgacgatgaggaggaagagattgacgacgacgaggccatGTCTCCCGAGCAGTACGAGGCCGAAACCACAAGcattgaggaggaagacgagcccgccgaggacgaagatgttgaggaggttgCCCATCTCATCGACCCAGCCACCGCTGGCCTCAAGGAAATCTCCAACCTTGCCCGCTTCACCGTTAGCAGCCACAAGCCCGGTAACGGTGTTGAAGAGCTCAAGAGCGACGACCTTAAGATGTACTGGCA GTCTGACGGTCCTCAGCCACACAAGCTCACAATGTATTTCACCCGCCGCGTCGACATCCGCGACATTCGCTTCTACGTGGACTACAACGAAGACGAGTCGTACACCCCAACCAAGGTCGTCTTCAAGGCCGGCACCGGCGAGAACAACCTCATCGAGTTCGCAACCATGGCTCTCGACAACCCCGTCGGCTGGCAGCAGGTCCCCGtcgccggcgccggcggcgACCCCGACGGCAACACCCTCGTCGCTTGGGTCCTGCAGATGCAGATCCTCGAGAACCACCAGAACGGAAAGGACACGCACCTCCGCGGTATCAAGATCTACTCCTTCGACAACGAGTCCGCCTTCGCCCCCGGCCGCGATGGAAACCCCGTCAGCGACGCCGTCGGACTTGTGGATGGCGCTATCCGCCGTGCTGAAGGAGACGTTGGACGGGTCAGAGTCAGCAGTGTGCAAAGAGATCCAGCTCAGTATGAGCCCGGCGCCGGGGGACTGTCTATCCCCGACTTCATGCGTGATCCCGAGATTCGTTGA